GGCCCTCAACGCCACCATCGAGGCGGCCAGGGCCGGTGAAGCCGGGCGCGGGTTTGCGGTTGTAGCCAACGAGATCAAGGAACTGGCCATGCAGACCGCCCGCGCAACAGAGGAAATCCGGGGCAAGATCCAGGGCATCCAGGGCGCGACCGGAATAACGGTTTCGGAAATCCAGCAGGTCAGTCAGGTCATCAACGAAGTGGACATCATCGTCGGCACCATCGCGGCCGCCGTCGAGGAGCAGTCCGTCACGACCCGCGACATCGCCGACAATGTCGGTCAGGCCTCCCAGGGCGTGCAGGAAGTGAACGAGAACGTGTCCCAGGCCGAGACCGTGACCGGCGACATCGCCCGGGAGGTCACCGCTGTAAGCGCTGCCTCGGGAGAAATCGCCCAATCGGCCGAGGCGGTGCAGGCCAGTTCCGAGAGCCTGAGCGGACTGGCCCGCGACCTCAATGCCATGGTCGGCAAATTCAAGATCTAAAAATAATCCACTCTTTACCTTATGAAAAAGCCCGGTTAAACGCCGGGCTCTTTTGTTTGCATAACCAAACACTACGTTCACGATCGCGTGCGTCGCTCCCATCAATCGATTTCGACGGACCTGAAGGGTTCACCGGCTGGCGGCCGGAATATTCCTTTGCTTGCCATAATTGCGACACATGATGTAACTTCAAACAACATAAATTACTTACCAC
This region of Deltaproteobacteria bacterium HGW-Deltaproteobacteria-18 genomic DNA includes:
- a CDS encoding histidine kinase codes for the protein ALNATIEAARAGEAGRGFAVVANEIKELAMQTARATEEIRGKIQGIQGATGITVSEIQQVSQVINEVDIIVGTIAAAVEEQSVTTRDIADNVGQASQGVQEVNENVSQAETVTGDIAREVTAVSAASGEIAQSAEAVQASSESLSGLARDLNAMVGKFKI